In Helianthus annuus cultivar XRQ/B chromosome 8, HanXRQr2.0-SUNRISE, whole genome shotgun sequence, a single genomic region encodes these proteins:
- the LOC118481061 gene encoding uncharacterized protein LOC118481061 produces MDSAEKVDGADVVIPLSSVQQVTDRYANTLFGYFLGKRLAFPVVEYFAKNNWAKYGLSRLMMNANGVFFFKFTSKEGMNQMLEDGPWLIRSVPIILKEWSPSIKMEKEDIKVVPVWVKMHDVPLEAFTEDGLSLVASMIGIPKMLDTYTASMCAESWGRSSYARALIEVQAGAELKRSVTVAIPSMDGSGYSKVEVRIEYDWEPLRCSSCCVFGHDDSSCPNNPQVSSIGVAEKNNDDFQVVGAKKKKVNNQGIHMKNQKPKGGTTVGRVEKKQSNDRQGSDEEEGQAPLLPSSLMERLSAFRLKGLRFCGYFVFDDGG; encoded by the exons ATGGATTCTGCGGAGAAAGTTGACGGTGCTGATGTTGTTATTCCTTTGTCATCGGTTCAACAAGTTACtgataggtatgctaacactttgtTTGGATATTTTCTGGGTAAACGGTTGGCATTTCCTGTGGTTGAATACTTTGCTAAGAACAACTGGGCTAAATATGGGCTTTCTCGGCTCATGATGAATGCAAACGGGGtatttttctttaagtttactTCTAAGGAAGGGATGAATCAAATGCTAGAGGATGGGCCTTGGCTAATCAGAAGTGTTCCCATAATTTTGAAGGAGTGGTCGCCCTCTATCAAGATGGAAAAAGAGGATATTAAAGTGGTCCCAGTTTGGGttaagatgcatgatgtgcctTTAGAGGCATTTACTGAGGATGGGCTTAGCTTGGTTGCCTCTATGATTGGGATACCAAAGATGTTGGATACGTATACTGCCTCGATGTGTGCTGAATCTTGGGGAAGGAGCAGCTATGCTAGAGCACTCATTGAAGTGCAAGCGGGGGCTGAATTAAAAAGGAGCGTTACAGTTGCTATCCCATCGATGGATGGTAGTGGGTATTCTAAGGTGGAGGTCAGgattgaatatgattgggagcctctTAGGTGCTCCTCGTGTTGTGTGTTTGGTCATGATGACAGCTCGTGCCCAAATAACCCTCAGGTATCTTCTATTGGAGTTGCTGAAAAGAACAatgatgattttcaggttgtaggggccaagaagaagaaagtgaataACCAAGGCATCcatatgaaaaatcagaagcctaag ggaggtacaACTGTGGGGCGAGTGGAGAAGAAACAGTCGAATGACAGGCAGGGgtcggatgaggaggag gggcaagcacctcttctaccaagtTCTCTAATGGAAAGGCTATCTGCTTTTCGTTTGAAGGGGCTGCGGTTTTGTGGCTACTTTGTCTTTGATGATGGCGGTTGA